One stretch of Schistocerca piceifrons isolate TAMUIC-IGC-003096 unplaced genomic scaffold, iqSchPice1.1 HiC_scaffold_835, whole genome shotgun sequence DNA includes these proteins:
- the LOC124770905 gene encoding apical junction molecule-like — protein MAAQLECTAQLECTAQLERKSQPERTHQPERTAELERTAQLTRTAKLVRTAKLVRTAKLVRTARLARTARFAWTARLPRTARHARTARLARTARLARTARLARTARLGRTARLARTARYARTARLARTVRLARTARLARTAQLAKTAQLARTGQLARTAQLERTAQLERTAQLERTAQLERTAQLERTTELERTAHLERTAHLEKTTQLERTAQLERTAQLEMTAQLERTAQHDRTAQHDRTAQLERTAQLERTAQLERTAQLERTAQPERTAQLERTAQLERAAQLERTAQLERTAQLERKALLERKAQHARTAKLAKTARLARTARLARTARLAMTAKLARTVQLARTAQLARTAQLARTAQLARIAQLARTARLARTAQLARTAQLARTA, from the coding sequence atggcagctcaacttgagtgtacagctcaacttgagtgtacagctcaacttgagaggaaatctcaacctgagaggacacatcaacctgagaggacagctgaacttgagaggacagcacaacttacgaggacagcaaagcttgtgaggacagcaaagcttgtgaggacagcaaagcttgtgaggacagcacggcttgcgaggacagcaaggtttgcgtggacagcacggcttccgaggacagcacggcatgcaaggacagcacggcttgcaaggacagcacggcttgcgaggacagcacggcttgcgaggacagcacggctaggGAGGACAGCACGGCTCGCGAGGACAGCACGgtatgcgaggacagcacggcttgcgaggacagtacggcttgcgaggacagcacggcttgcaaggacagcacagcttgcgaagacagcacagcttgcgaggacaggacagcttgcgaggacagctcaacttgagaggacagctcaacttgagaggacagctcaacttgagaggacagctcaacttgagaggacagctcaacttgagaggacaactgaacttgagaggacagctcatctagagaggacagctcatctagagaagacaactcaacttgagaggacagctcaacttgagaggacagctcaactagagatgacagctcaactagagaggacagctcaacatgataggacagctcaacatgataggacagctcaacttgagaggacagctcaacttgagaggacagctcaacttgagaggacagctcaacttgagaggacagcacaacctgagaggacagcacaacttgagaggacagctcaacttgagagggcagctcaacttgagaggacagctcaacttgagaggacagcccaacttgagaggaaagcactacttgagaggaaagcacaacatgcgaggacagcaaagcttgcgaagacagcacggctggcgaggacagcacggcttgcgaggacagcaaggcttgcgatgacagctaagcttgcgaggacagtacagcttgcgaggacagcgcagcttgcgaggacagcacagcttgcgaggacagcacagcttgcgaggatagcacagcttgcgaggacagcacggcttgcgaggacagcacagcttgcgaggacagcacagctggcgaggacagcatag
- the LOC124770904 gene encoding uncharacterized protein LOC124770904 produces MPSQVQLSSHVELSSQVELSSQVELSSQVELSSQLELSSQVELTSQVVLSSLIELSSQLELSSEVELSSEVELSSEVEMSSQVKLSSQVELSSQVELSSQVELSSQVELSSQVELSSQSVLSPQGVLSLQAVLSSQAVLSSQAVLSSQAVLSLQAVLSSQAVLSSQAMLSLQALLSVQALLLAQAVLSAQVELSSQVELSSQVELSSQVELSSKVELSSQVELSSLVDLSSLVELSSLVELSSLVELSSLVELSSLVELSSLVELFYHVELSSQVELSSQAVLSSQAVLSSQTVLSSQAVLSLQAVLSPQAVLSPQA; encoded by the exons atgccctctcaagttcagctgtcctctcacgttgagctgtcctctcaagttgagctgtcttctcaagttgaactgtcctctcaagttgagctgtcctctcaacttgagctgtcctctcaagttgagctgacctctcaagttgtgctgtcctctctaattgagctgtcctctcaacttgagctgtcctctgaagttgagctgtcctctgaagttgagctgtcctctgaagttgagatgtcctctcaagttaagctgtcctctcaagttgagctgtcctctcaagttgagctgtcctctcaagttgagctgtcctctcaagttgagctgtcctctcaagttgagctgtcctcgcaatctgtgctgtccccgcaaggtgtgctgtccttgcaagctgtgctgtcctcgcaagctgtgctgtcctcgcaagctgtgctgtcatcgcaagctgtgctgtccttgcaagctgtgctgtcctcgcaagctgtgctgtcctcgcaagccatgctgtccttgcaagctttgctgtcggtgcaagctttgctgttGGCGCAAGCTGTGCTATccgcccaa gtcgagctgtcctctcaagttgagctgtcctctcaagttgagctgtcctctcaagttgagctgtcctctaaagttgagctgtcctctcaagttgagctgtcttctctagttgatctgtcctctctagttgagctgtcctctctagttgagctgtcttccctagttgagttgtcctctctagttgagctgtcctctctagttgagctgtcctctctagttgagctgttctatcacgttgagctgtcctcacaagttgagctgtcctcgcaagcagtgctgtcctcgcaagctgtgctgtcctcgcaaactgtgctgtcctcgcaagctgtgctgtccctgcaagctgtgctgtccccgcaagctgttcTGTCCCCTCAAGCttag